In the Chitinivibrionales bacterium genome, one interval contains:
- a CDS encoding response regulator, with amino-acid sequence MKTATQQASRILVADDEEKIRFCINLALKMKGYDVECVADGITALKKIIESEESDRPYDLFICDIQMPSMNGEELIAKLQTAGIEIPILAISGYGDKDLVIRLMRNGCHDFMDKPFEPEEIETRVEKLLSELRFKSAALKKKNRLARLGKNFRSVAHDLNNLLGGALGYADMALEHCNDAGRSDDYIRKMLKSTTIAAQVCKSLLAIDKTGSSTESFMVRTEAGAIVERATAAIAGIAPSNITVSAETLNHPVWIKGDSLLLQRAILNLALNALDAMPGGGALHIKLQHAPVPPKQSDNDFGYVQIVVGDTGTGISKDIGDIIFEDRFTTKKDGNGMGLPIVKNIIEKHGGWIERSSNGENGAVFILSIPLDNRRCAVDETSENNHVLQPPVKGGADV; translated from the coding sequence ATGAAAACAGCCACACAACAAGCTTCACGAATACTTGTTGCCGATGATGAGGAAAAAATCCGATTCTGCATCAATCTTGCCCTCAAGATGAAAGGGTATGATGTCGAATGTGTTGCCGATGGTATAACGGCGCTGAAGAAAATCATCGAAAGCGAGGAAAGTGACCGCCCCTATGATCTTTTTATCTGTGATATCCAGATGCCATCCATGAACGGTGAAGAATTGATTGCCAAATTGCAAACCGCCGGTATTGAGATACCGATCCTTGCAATCTCGGGATATGGCGACAAAGACCTGGTAATTCGCCTCATGCGTAACGGATGTCATGATTTTATGGACAAGCCCTTTGAACCGGAAGAAATAGAAACCCGTGTTGAAAAGCTCTTATCAGAACTCAGGTTCAAATCGGCAGCCCTCAAGAAAAAAAATCGCCTTGCCCGTCTGGGAAAAAATTTCAGATCCGTCGCCCATGATCTCAACAATCTGTTAGGTGGCGCCCTGGGCTACGCCGATATGGCGCTGGAGCATTGCAACGATGCTGGTCGTTCCGATGATTATATCAGAAAAATGCTCAAGTCGACAACCATAGCCGCCCAAGTGTGCAAATCCCTTCTGGCAATAGACAAAACCGGTTCTTCAACGGAATCCTTTATGGTACGAACCGAAGCCGGTGCGATAGTCGAACGTGCAACCGCAGCGATCGCCGGAATCGCACCATCGAATATTACCGTCTCCGCAGAAACACTAAACCATCCGGTGTGGATCAAAGGGGATTCTCTGCTCCTCCAACGGGCAATACTGAACCTTGCACTCAATGCCCTCGATGCTATGCCCGGTGGAGGAGCTTTACATATAAAACTACAGCACGCCCCTGTCCCTCCAAAACAGAGCGACAACGATTTTGGTTATGTTCAAATAGTAGTCGGTGATACCGGAACGGGAATTTCAAAAGATATCGGGGATATAATATTTGAGGATAGATTCACGACAAAAAAGGACGGTAACGGTATGGGCCTCCCAATTGTCAAAAACATAATCGAAAAGCACGGCGGATGGATCGAGCGATCGAGTAACGGGGAGAATGGCGCCGTTTTTATCCTGTCTATTCCGCTCGATAACAGGAGGTGTGCTGTCGATGAAACAAGTGAAAACAACCATGTATTACAACCACCAGTTAAAGGAGGTGCGGATGTTTAA